Proteins from a single region of Limosilactobacillus fermentum:
- the thrC gene encoding threonine synthase yields MQYRSTRDQAAKQMTAPEAILQGLAPDGGLFVPQSFPQPDYDLGALVNAPYQEVATTIWGWFFDDFSLASRQAIVRGAYGEQWDDSQIAPLSERVAGNYYLELFHGPTLAFKDVALQALPRLMKEAVTVTGDDKQIIILTATSGDTGSAAMRGFSDVTGTQVVVFYPDGGVSPVQLRQMLAMKGDNLAAVAVAGNFDDAQTEVKKIFNDQEFAARLAQAGDRFSSANSMNIGRLIPQLTYYFTAYGQLVKRGEVELGAPVNFAVPTGNFGDILAGYYAKKLGLPINKLLCASNQNRVLTDFFATGHYDRRRPFHLTTAPAMDILVSSNLERLLFDLYDQEAGAVASLMKELNQTGEYQVTDEVLKRLHQDFVADWASEEEISEEIRRIYLAADYVIDPHTAVGSVVAHRYKERTGDNTPMVVVATASPYKFAETVYPAVTGKETAARGLQAIQGLNEFLGEELSPGVKALFEGDQRSEQRVEPSEMAQLIEKRLGLTSEQKE; encoded by the coding sequence ATGCAATACCGAAGCACCCGCGACCAAGCGGCTAAGCAAATGACGGCGCCCGAGGCGATTTTACAGGGGTTAGCCCCGGACGGGGGCCTCTTTGTGCCCCAGTCGTTTCCCCAACCAGACTACGACCTGGGGGCCCTCGTTAACGCCCCCTATCAAGAGGTCGCCACCACCATTTGGGGCTGGTTTTTTGACGACTTTTCGCTGGCGAGCCGTCAAGCAATTGTCCGGGGGGCCTATGGTGAGCAGTGGGATGATTCCCAGATTGCACCCCTAAGCGAGCGGGTGGCGGGGAATTATTACTTAGAACTCTTCCACGGCCCAACGCTGGCTTTTAAGGACGTTGCCTTACAAGCCCTTCCCCGGTTGATGAAGGAGGCGGTCACGGTGACCGGTGATGATAAACAAATCATCATTTTGACGGCCACTTCCGGTGACACTGGCTCGGCGGCGATGCGGGGCTTTAGTGACGTTACCGGGACCCAAGTAGTTGTTTTTTACCCGGACGGTGGGGTGAGCCCAGTCCAACTGCGTCAAATGCTAGCGATGAAGGGGGATAACCTGGCGGCCGTAGCGGTGGCCGGCAATTTCGATGACGCCCAAACCGAGGTTAAAAAGATCTTTAACGACCAAGAATTTGCCGCTCGGTTAGCCCAGGCGGGCGACCGCTTTTCGTCGGCGAACTCGATGAACATTGGCCGGCTGATTCCCCAGCTTACTTATTACTTCACCGCTTATGGCCAGTTGGTCAAGCGCGGGGAAGTTGAACTCGGCGCCCCGGTTAACTTTGCCGTGCCAACCGGGAACTTTGGGGATATCCTCGCCGGTTACTACGCTAAAAAATTAGGGCTGCCGATCAACAAGCTCCTGTGCGCCTCCAACCAAAACCGGGTCCTGACCGACTTTTTTGCGACCGGCCACTATGACCGGCGCCGCCCCTTCCACCTCACCACGGCCCCGGCAATGGACATCCTAGTTTCCAGTAACTTAGAGCGCCTCTTGTTTGACCTGTATGACCAAGAGGCAGGGGCGGTGGCTTCCTTAATGAAGGAATTGAACCAAACGGGCGAATATCAAGTTACCGACGAAGTTTTAAAGCGTCTGCACCAAGACTTTGTCGCTGATTGGGCCAGTGAAGAAGAAATTAGCGAAGAGATTCGACGGATCTATTTGGCAGCTGACTACGTCATTGACCCCCACACGGCCGTGGGTTCGGTGGTGGCGCACCGATATAAAGAACGGACGGGGGATAACACCCCGATGGTGGTGGTCGCCACCGCTAGCCCCTACAAGTTTGCCGAAACGGTCTACCCGGCGGTAACGGGAAAGGAAACGGCGGCGCGCGGGCTGCAAGCAATTCAAGGGCTCAACGAATTCTTAGGTGAGGAGTTAAGCCCGGGGGTCAAGGCCCTGTTTGAAGGGGACCAACGCTCAGAACAGCGGGTGGAACCAAGTGAGATGGCCCAACTAATTGAAAAACGGCTCGGCTTAACGAGTGAGCAAAAGGAATGA
- a CDS encoding homoserine dehydrogenase: protein MREIKVGLLGLGTVGSGVLKMIQENGDKITNVTGQRITVKTALVRNPAKHEAVADSVTLTTDFAEILNDEEIDIAVELLGGLHPAEEYITALLKQHKHVVTANKDLIAAVGPRLAQLAHDNHCDLMYEASVAGGIPILRTIANSFSADQILEVKGIVNGTTNYILTQMAKQGLDYDTALKQAQELGFAEADPTNDVKGKDAAFKMVILSHFAFGTEVAVDELEIVGIDQLTKEDVAQASKLGYVVKLVGLAKVVNHGLFVEVAPTLVNQSHPLASINNENNAVMVTGQAVGDTLFYGPGAGGLPTANSVLSDITSTTKNLVLKTTGNSFNNFAQELGPADPKAVSFPYYLSLKMPDVPGQMQQLAGLMTQVGASFQQLVQTAAHQGHAHVVVITHAINQAQLAQLKELLDQSPTLSLQAAYKVLD from the coding sequence ATGAGAGAAATCAAAGTTGGCTTACTGGGGCTCGGCACGGTCGGGTCCGGAGTGTTAAAAATGATTCAAGAAAACGGGGATAAAATTACGAACGTCACCGGACAGCGGATCACCGTGAAAACGGCGCTGGTCCGTAATCCGGCCAAGCACGAGGCCGTGGCCGACTCGGTTACCTTAACGACCGACTTCGCCGAGATCTTAAATGACGAGGAAATCGACATCGCCGTTGAATTACTGGGCGGGTTGCACCCGGCTGAAGAATACATCACCGCCCTTTTAAAACAGCACAAGCACGTCGTTACCGCCAACAAGGATTTAATCGCCGCCGTTGGTCCCCGCTTGGCCCAGTTGGCTCACGATAACCACTGCGACCTAATGTATGAGGCCAGCGTGGCCGGGGGGATCCCAATCCTGCGCACGATTGCCAATAGTTTTTCGGCCGACCAGATCTTGGAGGTCAAGGGGATCGTCAACGGGACGACCAACTACATCCTCACCCAAATGGCTAAGCAGGGGCTCGATTACGATACTGCCCTCAAACAGGCCCAGGAGCTCGGCTTTGCCGAGGCTGACCCGACCAACGACGTTAAGGGAAAGGACGCCGCCTTTAAGATGGTCATCTTGAGCCACTTTGCCTTCGGGACCGAGGTCGCCGTCGATGAGTTAGAAATCGTTGGGATCGATCAATTGACCAAAGAAGACGTCGCCCAAGCATCAAAGCTCGGCTACGTTGTCAAGCTGGTTGGGTTAGCCAAGGTGGTCAACCACGGTCTCTTCGTCGAGGTGGCGCCCACTTTGGTCAACCAGTCCCACCCACTGGCTTCAATTAACAACGAAAACAACGCCGTGATGGTGACGGGCCAAGCGGTCGGCGACACCCTCTTTTACGGGCCCGGTGCCGGGGGCTTACCCACCGCTAACAGCGTCTTGAGCGACATTACCTCCACCACCAAAAACCTGGTGTTAAAGACGACTGGGAACTCCTTTAATAACTTCGCCCAGGAGTTAGGCCCCGCCGACCCCAAGGCGGTTAGTTTCCCTTACTACCTGTCCTTGAAGATGCCGGACGTGCCGGGGCAAATGCAGCAGCTAGCCGGCTTGATGACCCAGGTGGGCGCTAGCTTCCAGCAGCTGGTGCAAACCGCCGCCCACCAGGGGCACGCCCACGTGGTCGTGATCACCCACGCCATTAACCAGGCCCAACTGGCCCAACTTAAGGAACTGCTTGACCAGTCACCAACCCTGTCCTTACAGGCGGCCTACAAGGTTTTAGATTAG
- the thrB gene encoding homoserine kinase, whose product MQIIVPASSANLGPGFDSIGVALSLLLTVDVLGPATSWQVDHQLADLPHDESNLIVQTARQLVPDLTPHHLAVQSDIPVAHGLGSSSSAIVAGIELANQLGALHLSNEQKVAFACQLEGHPDNVAPTILGGLVIGTEVNGGFAAVKAPLPPYLFAAYIPAYNVKTKEARAALPTTLPFKEAVAASATANTLVAALFTGDYQLVGQLIEQDRFHEQARAHLVPELTQLRELGHRCGALATYLSGAGPTVMTLLKEADFPAFQAAITQAGLPGRLVPLTPHPTGVTVS is encoded by the coding sequence ATGCAGATTATTGTTCCCGCATCCAGTGCTAACTTAGGCCCTGGGTTTGATTCAATCGGCGTCGCCCTGTCGCTTCTTTTAACCGTCGACGTCCTCGGGCCGGCCACTAGCTGGCAAGTCGACCACCAACTGGCCGACTTGCCCCACGACGAGAGTAACCTGATCGTTCAAACCGCCCGTCAGCTTGTACCCGACCTCACACCACACCACCTCGCCGTGCAAAGTGACATCCCGGTGGCCCACGGCCTGGGTTCCAGTTCCAGTGCGATCGTCGCCGGGATCGAGTTGGCCAACCAACTAGGGGCGTTGCACCTGTCAAACGAACAAAAGGTGGCCTTCGCCTGCCAACTGGAGGGGCACCCCGACAACGTCGCCCCCACCATCTTGGGCGGATTGGTGATCGGCACTGAAGTTAACGGTGGGTTTGCAGCCGTCAAAGCACCCCTACCGCCCTATTTATTTGCCGCCTACATTCCCGCCTATAACGTTAAGACCAAGGAGGCCCGGGCCGCCCTACCAACGACCCTCCCCTTCAAGGAGGCGGTGGCGGCCAGTGCCACGGCCAACACCCTCGTCGCGGCCCTATTTACCGGTGACTACCAACTGGTCGGGCAACTGATCGAACAGGATCGCTTCCACGAGCAAGCCCGGGCCCACCTGGTCCCCGAGCTAACCCAACTGCGGGAGCTCGGCCACCGGTGTGGGGCCCTGGCTACCTACCTCAGCGGGGCCGGGCCGACCGTGATGACCCTGCTCAAAGAAGCCGACTTCCCCGCCTTTCAGGCCGCCATTACCCAGGCGGGCTTGCCGGGACGGCTGGTTCCCTTAACCCCCCATCCAACGGGGGTCACCGTTAGCTAA
- a CDS encoding GNAT family N-acetyltransferase → MHLTKATMDDLDRVIEILKDGRNQLAERGIDQWQGDYPNPKQVEEDINKGVAYLVHSDDHETVGAFSIVPAPDPVYDAMDGKWQLNTDQYLVIHRVAIHSAHAGKGYASGLFNNVIDYIKQNRPDILSLRIDTHEDNVPMQHLIEKNGFTRVGTLFGVYRPEENSYVYELLTQG, encoded by the coding sequence ATGCACTTGACGAAGGCAACGATGGACGACCTTGACCGGGTCATTGAAATTTTAAAGGACGGCCGCAACCAACTGGCCGAACGGGGAATTGACCAGTGGCAAGGCGACTACCCTAATCCCAAGCAAGTTGAAGAAGACATCAACAAGGGGGTTGCTTACCTAGTTCACTCCGACGATCACGAAACGGTGGGCGCCTTTTCAATCGTTCCGGCCCCGGATCCCGTGTACGATGCCATGGACGGGAAGTGGCAGCTCAACACGGACCAGTACCTGGTGATCCACCGGGTTGCCATCCACTCCGCTCACGCCGGCAAAGGCTACGCGTCCGGTTTGTTTAACAACGTGATTGACTACATCAAGCAAAACCGGCCAGACATCCTGTCGCTGCGGATCGACACCCACGAAGACAACGTGCCGATGCAGCACCTGATTGAAAAGAACGGCTTTACCCGGGTGGGAACCTTATTTGGGGTTTACCGGCCGGAAGAAAATTCCTACGTCTACGAATTATTAACCCAAGGGTAG
- a CDS encoding NAD(P)H-binding protein: MSKIFVAGATGRVGQEVVKQLAAAGQEVLAAGRKLDRLPKGELITPVAFDFTWLPDQMAKLLTGVDAIVFTAGSRGKNLLQVDLNGAVKLMQAANLAGIKRFVMLSSAYSMDQAMWGKVKTLRDITDYNIARYFADKWLVDESGLDYTLVQAGILTEEPGTGKIELNPAQSDSNAIPDVAHTIVAALAEPATVKKVFIIKNGSTPIEEALKTC, translated from the coding sequence ATGAGTAAAATTTTTGTCGCTGGAGCAACTGGCCGGGTTGGCCAAGAGGTCGTTAAACAACTAGCCGCTGCTGGTCAAGAAGTCTTAGCCGCTGGCCGCAAGCTCGATCGCTTACCAAAGGGGGAGTTGATTACCCCGGTCGCATTTGACTTTACCTGGCTTCCCGACCAAATGGCCAAGTTGCTGACCGGCGTGGACGCAATCGTCTTTACCGCCGGCTCGCGGGGGAAAAATCTTTTACAGGTTGACCTCAACGGGGCGGTGAAGTTAATGCAGGCCGCCAACTTAGCCGGGATCAAACGCTTCGTCATGCTCAGTTCGGCCTATTCAATGGACCAAGCGATGTGGGGGAAGGTAAAGACCTTGAGGGACATCACTGATTACAACATCGCCCGCTACTTTGCCGACAAGTGGCTGGTCGATGAATCAGGCTTAGATTACACCCTAGTTCAGGCTGGGATCTTAACGGAAGAACCGGGGACGGGGAAGATTGAACTTAACCCCGCCCAAAGTGACAGCAACGCAATCCCCGACGTGGCACATACCATTGTGGCCGCTCTGGCTGAACCGGCGACTGTCAAGAAAGTCTTCATCATTAAAAACGGTTCGACACCGATCGAAGAAGCCCTCAAGACTTGCTAG
- a CDS encoding HD domain-containing protein, translating to MDSQAQLMAIAKFAKQKLGQDKSGHGFDHLSRVVKMARRIATAMDQDPFVPVVAAYLHDTIDDKLVDNVDAAKEEVATFLTGLGLTADQVELIMSIISQMSFASTLDGNRPALPLAGQIVQDADWLDAIGAIGITRAIYYGGKHHQVIYDPAMPPRENLTKDEYRNLDHETIINHFHEKLLKLAGMLNTPVAKEIAAHRQQVMIDFLAEFDAEWQAQR from the coding sequence ATGGACTCACAAGCACAACTAATGGCAATCGCCAAGTTTGCCAAACAAAAACTGGGGCAAGATAAGAGCGGTCACGGCTTTGACCACCTAAGCCGGGTGGTTAAGATGGCCCGCCGGATTGCCACCGCAATGGATCAGGATCCCTTTGTTCCGGTGGTGGCCGCCTACTTACACGACACGATCGATGATAAGCTAGTCGATAACGTCGACGCCGCTAAAGAAGAGGTCGCCACCTTTTTGACTGGGCTGGGCCTTACAGCAGACCAGGTTGAACTAATCATGTCGATCATCAGCCAGATGTCCTTTGCTAGCACCTTAGACGGTAACCGTCCCGCCCTGCCCCTGGCCGGCCAAATCGTTCAGGACGCCGACTGGCTCGACGCCATCGGGGCGATCGGGATCACCCGGGCAATTTATTACGGCGGCAAGCACCACCAAGTCATTTACGACCCGGCCATGCCCCCGCGGGAAAACCTGACTAAGGACGAATACCGTAACTTGGACCACGAAACGATCATCAACCACTTCCACGAAAAACTTCTCAAGTTAGCCGGGATGCTCAACACCCCGGTCGCCAAAGAAATCGCTGCGCACCGCCAGCAAGTGATGATCGACTTTTTGGCTGAGTTTGATGCCGAGTGGCAAGCCCAACGCTAG
- the yaaA gene encoding peroxide stress protein YaaA, which translates to MKMIISPAKQMVSDDEPLVSPTPIRFPDQVTELMADLKSRTPAELQELWRCSDKLARENVARVQAFDLKRVGTPAVFAYAGIQYQSLGAGVLTDRGLQNLGQRLYILSGLYGLLGAFDGILPYRLEMGAKGEIAGAKNLYQYWGARLYQALFASGDLVVNLASKEYSKAITPYLTPADRWVTVLFKQEKNGRLVQQATAAKKARGSLVRYLALENEPTLATIKAFTVGGYRYRADLSTEAEYVFVKD; encoded by the coding sequence ATGAAGATGATCATCTCACCGGCTAAGCAAATGGTTAGCGATGACGAACCACTGGTTAGCCCAACCCCCATCCGCTTTCCCGACCAGGTGACGGAGTTGATGGCGGATTTAAAGTCGCGCACCCCCGCCGAGTTACAAGAACTCTGGCGGTGCAGCGATAAGCTGGCCCGGGAAAACGTCGCCCGGGTGCAGGCCTTCGATTTAAAGCGGGTCGGGACCCCGGCTGTCTTTGCTTACGCGGGAATTCAATACCAATCACTAGGGGCGGGAGTGTTGACCGACCGGGGTTTGCAAAACCTTGGGCAACGCTTATACATCTTGTCCGGGCTGTACGGGCTCTTAGGGGCCTTCGACGGCATCTTGCCCTACCGACTAGAAATGGGGGCTAAGGGCGAAATTGCCGGTGCCAAGAACCTCTACCAATATTGGGGTGCCCGCCTTTACCAAGCACTCTTTGCGAGCGGTGACCTAGTGGTTAACCTGGCCTCAAAGGAATACAGCAAGGCGATCACCCCCTACCTCACCCCCGCTGACCGGTGGGTAACCGTTTTGTTTAAGCAAGAAAAAAACGGCCGCCTGGTTCAACAAGCGACCGCGGCTAAGAAGGCCCGGGGGTCGCTGGTCCGATACCTAGCCTTAGAAAACGAACCTACCTTAGCCACCATTAAGGCCTTCACGGTCGGCGGCTACCGCTACCGAGCGGACCTTTCGACGGAAGCGGAGTACGTCTTCGTCAAAGACTAG
- a CDS encoding DegV family protein translates to MKIAVVTDSTAYLSEEEVKANNIFVVPIPLIIDGQSYREGVDITNDEFYQQLATSTSFPSTSQPPLGELMELYQSLADQGYDTVISIHLTSAISGLMNTVTQLAEEMKDTIQIVPFDSHLTIRMMGYLALEAAKLAKQGDDLDDVMKKLREYRETFNNVFVVDDLQNLVRGGRLSNASAFVGSILKIKPLLTMHTANYAIEAFEKVRSMKKAKLRCEQIFDQDIAKLDYPVRAMVVHANAKEAGQEWLAKLQQDHPNVSFELSYFGPVIGTHLGQGALAITWMQDTRKKPLA, encoded by the coding sequence ATGAAAATTGCTGTTGTTACCGACAGCACCGCTTACCTCTCTGAAGAAGAGGTCAAGGCGAATAATATTTTTGTGGTGCCAATTCCCTTGATCATTGACGGGCAGAGTTACCGTGAGGGCGTTGACATCACCAACGATGAGTTTTACCAGCAACTGGCAACCTCAACCTCGTTTCCGTCAACCTCCCAGCCACCGCTGGGTGAGCTGATGGAGCTGTACCAATCCCTGGCCGACCAGGGCTACGACACGGTGATTTCCATTCACTTAACCAGCGCCATTTCGGGCTTAATGAATACGGTCACCCAGCTGGCCGAAGAGATGAAGGACACGATTCAAATTGTGCCCTTTGACTCCCACCTGACGATCCGGATGATGGGCTACCTAGCTCTAGAAGCCGCTAAGTTAGCTAAGCAGGGCGATGACTTAGACGACGTAATGAAGAAGCTCCGCGAGTACCGCGAAACCTTCAACAACGTCTTCGTGGTTGATGACTTACAAAACCTGGTCCGGGGTGGGCGCCTGTCCAACGCCTCGGCCTTTGTCGGGTCGATTTTAAAGATTAAGCCCCTCCTGACGATGCACACCGCCAACTACGCAATTGAGGCCTTTGAAAAGGTGCGCTCGATGAAAAAGGCGAAGTTACGTTGCGAACAGATCTTTGACCAAGACATCGCCAAGCTCGACTACCCGGTCCGGGCGATGGTCGTTCACGCCAACGCCAAGGAGGCCGGTCAAGAGTGGCTAGCTAAGTTGCAACAAGATCACCCCAACGTGTCCTTTGAGCTGAGCTACTTTGGCCCCGTCATCGGGACTCACCTTGGTCAGGGCGCCTTGGCCATCACCTGGATGCAAGATACACGAAAGAAGCCGTTAGCATGA
- a CDS encoding NFACT RNA binding domain-containing protein, producing MSFDGLFTHAMVHELSQLLTGGRIARINQPYPAEMVMVVRANRKNHPLLISANPTYPRLQITAVPYKNPAVPSNFTMTLRKYLEGALIDSISQVDNDRIVEFTFTTRDELGDTQHLKLIVEIMARHSNVSLVNQETGKIIDTIKHVGSDQNRVRLLLPGALFRMPPKQERTNPYLPNQHYPKLFSQFQGDQAGLAKALQHQYQGFGKDSAAELAAELLAADNLPTAYEGFLRHFEHPEPVLIEDQRGKQRFEAFPPLDPTGLTITHFATLSELLDGYYAAKAEHDRTKELAGQVLKVVNNELKKDKRKVKKLNQELADAESADDYRIRGELLTTYLGQLKAGMTEIELPNFYDENRPLQIQLAPELSPSKNAQRYFTRYNKLKASVAYDQEQLALANEEINYFENIVSQINIASPADVQEIRLELEQQGYLRVRRQKGKKQRKVQPAKPEIFHTSDGSEVLVGKNNLQNDRLSFKLANKNDLWFHVKDIPGSHVVLRNPAPSDETILEVAQLAAYFSKGRDSDNVPVDYLPVKRLHKPNGAKPGFVTFRGQKTLSVTPKRLPN from the coding sequence ATGTCATTTGACGGTCTTTTCACCCACGCCATGGTGCACGAACTTAGTCAACTACTTACCGGGGGCCGGATCGCCCGGATTAACCAACCCTACCCGGCCGAAATGGTAATGGTGGTCCGTGCTAACCGGAAGAATCACCCACTTTTGATCTCGGCGAACCCCACCTACCCGCGGCTCCAAATCACCGCCGTTCCCTACAAGAACCCGGCGGTGCCGTCTAACTTTACCATGACGCTGCGCAAGTACTTGGAAGGGGCGCTGATCGATTCAATCAGCCAAGTCGATAACGACCGGATCGTTGAGTTTACCTTCACGACCCGCGACGAACTCGGTGACACCCAGCACCTCAAGTTAATCGTCGAAATCATGGCCCGCCACAGCAACGTTTCCTTGGTCAACCAGGAAACCGGCAAGATCATCGACACGATTAAGCACGTCGGCTCCGACCAAAACCGGGTCCGCCTCCTCTTGCCGGGGGCGCTCTTCCGGATGCCGCCCAAGCAAGAACGCACCAACCCCTACCTGCCTAACCAACACTACCCCAAGCTCTTTAGCCAGTTCCAGGGTGACCAGGCTGGTTTGGCCAAAGCTTTGCAGCACCAATACCAAGGCTTTGGCAAGGATAGCGCCGCGGAATTGGCGGCCGAACTGCTGGCGGCTGACAACCTGCCGACGGCTTACGAGGGCTTCTTGCGTCACTTCGAACACCCCGAACCAGTCCTGATTGAAGACCAACGGGGCAAGCAGCGCTTTGAAGCCTTTCCGCCACTCGACCCGACCGGGCTCACCATCACCCACTTTGCCACCCTGTCCGAGCTTTTGGACGGCTACTACGCCGCCAAGGCCGAACACGACCGGACCAAGGAACTGGCCGGCCAGGTCTTAAAGGTCGTTAACAACGAGCTTAAAAAGGACAAGCGGAAGGTCAAGAAGTTAAACCAGGAACTGGCCGACGCCGAAAGTGCCGACGACTACCGGATCCGCGGTGAACTGCTGACCACCTACCTAGGGCAACTCAAGGCCGGGATGACCGAAATCGAACTGCCCAACTTCTACGACGAAAACCGGCCGCTCCAGATCCAACTGGCCCCGGAACTGTCGCCGTCGAAAAACGCCCAGCGCTACTTCACCCGCTACAACAAGCTCAAGGCCAGTGTCGCTTACGACCAGGAACAACTGGCCCTGGCTAACGAAGAGATCAACTACTTTGAAAACATCGTCAGCCAGATCAACATCGCCTCGCCGGCCGACGTCCAAGAAATTCGCTTGGAACTTGAGCAACAGGGCTACTTGCGGGTACGGCGCCAAAAGGGAAAGAAACAACGCAAAGTCCAACCGGCTAAGCCCGAGATCTTCCACACCAGTGACGGTTCCGAGGTCCTGGTCGGCAAAAACAACCTGCAAAACGACCGATTGAGCTTTAAACTCGCCAACAAAAACGACCTCTGGTTCCACGTCAAGGACATCCCGGGTTCCCACGTCGTCTTACGTAACCCGGCGCCCAGTGACGAAACAATCTTAGAAGTCGCCCAGTTGGCCGCCTACTTCTCCAAGGGCCGCGACTCGGACAACGTGCCGGTCGACTACCTGCCGGTCAAGCGCCTCCACAAACCAAACGGCGCCAAGCCCGGCTTCGTGACCTTCCGCGGCCAAAAGACGCTCTCGGTAACGCCGAAGCGACTGCCCAATTAA
- a CDS encoding ferredoxin reductase family protein: MNKRLVRPTLVWLIILVILPLPLLWLLNAGLTDSFHNLLIYDLGLLAYTYWLTIVYLSTRPKWLERWLGLPKMYLVHGLLGVCALALALLHSQLSFSMQRWVVLTGWLALYLAIGGVFYAAFFLSGWLVDYSPRAAKLKKRLQRPFNHRVSLWLHRLNFVAIALIWFHVHLIPRLYQLTGFIIFFDCYTLVAVAAYCWQHFVATNLAKNKGRVIGNRPLSPRVQEVTVKLSSQASPYQAGAVYFLSFRGRGIPAEWHPFSVASASQAAPPEVKLVIDRVGDFTKRIGQVPPGCPVVLQGPFGRFEQEIEATAPQTPLVLIAMGVGIAPLRSLMQRYVGKRPITLLWSVHAPTERYFEGEFKDLAKREATFAYHSQVGRLTKERLATLLTESERVRAKVIVVGSAQGVLAIEGALSGLGFKKRQFIDERLTI, from the coding sequence CAGGCCAACCTTAGTGTGGCTAATCATTTTGGTCATCCTCCCGCTGCCGTTGCTTTGGTTACTTAATGCCGGCTTAACCGACAGTTTCCACAACCTGCTGATTTATGATTTAGGACTACTCGCCTATACCTACTGGCTGACCATTGTGTACCTCTCAACGCGGCCTAAGTGGTTAGAACGGTGGCTGGGCCTGCCGAAGATGTACTTAGTCCACGGCCTCTTGGGGGTGTGCGCCCTTGCGTTGGCCCTGCTACACTCCCAGTTGTCCTTTAGCATGCAGCGGTGGGTCGTTTTAACCGGCTGGCTCGCCTTGTACTTAGCCATTGGTGGGGTCTTTTACGCCGCCTTTTTCTTGAGCGGGTGGCTGGTCGACTATTCGCCCCGGGCCGCGAAGCTTAAGAAACGGTTGCAACGCCCCTTCAACCACCGGGTCTCGCTGTGGCTGCACCGGCTCAACTTCGTGGCAATTGCGTTGATCTGGTTTCATGTTCACTTGATTCCCCGGCTCTACCAGCTGACGGGATTTATCATCTTCTTTGACTGCTACACCCTGGTCGCCGTGGCCGCTTATTGTTGGCAGCATTTCGTGGCGACCAACCTGGCGAAAAATAAGGGACGGGTGATTGGTAACCGTCCCCTTAGCCCGCGCGTGCAGGAGGTCACCGTCAAATTAAGCAGTCAAGCGTCCCCGTACCAAGCGGGGGCCGTGTACTTTCTCTCCTTTCGGGGGCGGGGAATCCCCGCGGAATGGCACCCCTTTTCGGTCGCTTCTGCTAGTCAAGCGGCGCCACCTGAGGTGAAGTTGGTAATCGACCGGGTGGGGGACTTTACCAAGCGGATCGGTCAAGTTCCCCCGGGTTGCCCGGTCGTTTTGCAGGGCCCCTTTGGTCGCTTCGAGCAAGAAATTGAGGCGACGGCCCCCCAAACGCCGCTCGTTTTGATTGCGATGGGAGTGGGGATCGCCCCGTTACGGAGCCTTATGCAACGCTACGTTGGTAAGCGTCCCATCACGTTATTATGGAGCGTTCACGCACCAACCGAGCGTTATTTTGAAGGTGAATTTAAGGATTTAGCGAAGCGAGAAGCCACCTTTGCTTACCACAGTCAGGTGGGGCGTTTAACCAAGGAGCGGCTCGCCACCTTATTAACAGAGTCCGAACGAGTAAGGGCCAAGGTCATCGTGGTGGGCTCGGCCCAAGGCGTCTTGGCCATTGAAGGCGCCCTCTCGGGGCTCGGTTTTAAAAAGAGGCAGTTTATTGATGAACGATTGACAATATAA